The Peribacillus simplex genome contains a region encoding:
- the menC gene encoding o-succinylbenzoate synthase, whose product MKIKQVILRHLKLDLLEPFTTSFGTEYNRDFILVEAKSDDGISGWAESVAMLDPLYNEETLKTNWHILEDYLIPIILKNEIKHPDELSEKYFSHIRGNYMAKAALEGAVWDLYAKKQDASLSSVLGGTKKKIEVGVSIGIKDSIDSTLDMIEARLGEGYKRFKLKIKPGWDVELIDKVRKVYPEIPLMADANSAYTLQDIDRLSALDDYKLMMIEQPLAYNDIIDHADLQSRLKTPICLDESIHSLEDARKAIKLGSCKIINIKIGRVGGLTESKKIHDLCLEHEIPLWCGGMLESGIGRAHNIAITSLPNFTLPGDTAASSLYWAEDIIDPEVTVENGIIKVPELPGIGYEPSLEKINKYTIHSQTFNLS is encoded by the coding sequence GTGAAAATTAAACAAGTTATTCTAAGGCATCTTAAACTAGACCTGCTTGAACCTTTTACAACTAGCTTTGGGACCGAATACAATAGGGATTTCATCCTTGTAGAAGCAAAAAGCGATGATGGCATTTCCGGTTGGGCTGAATCGGTTGCGATGCTCGACCCTCTGTATAATGAAGAAACCTTAAAAACAAACTGGCATATACTCGAGGATTATCTAATTCCAATTATCCTTAAAAATGAAATCAAGCATCCGGATGAACTCTCTGAAAAATATTTCTCCCATATTCGCGGCAATTATATGGCAAAAGCCGCTTTAGAGGGTGCAGTTTGGGATCTGTATGCGAAAAAGCAAGATGCTTCACTCTCAAGTGTATTAGGTGGAACAAAAAAGAAAATTGAAGTGGGGGTAAGCATCGGGATAAAGGACTCGATCGATTCGACCCTAGATATGATTGAAGCTCGTCTCGGTGAAGGCTATAAACGCTTTAAACTAAAAATCAAACCGGGCTGGGATGTTGAATTAATAGACAAGGTCCGAAAAGTATATCCTGAAATCCCGCTCATGGCAGACGCAAATTCAGCTTATACCTTACAAGATATAGATCGGCTATCCGCCTTGGATGATTATAAATTAATGATGATTGAACAGCCGCTTGCCTATAACGATATTATTGACCATGCAGATTTACAGTCAAGGTTAAAAACACCTATTTGCCTGGACGAAAGCATTCACTCCTTAGAGGATGCAAGGAAAGCTATTAAATTAGGCAGCTGTAAAATTATTAATATTAAGATTGGTCGTGTCGGAGGTTTGACTGAATCCAAGAAAATACATGATTTATGTCTTGAACATGAAATTCCGCTATGGTGTGGGGGTATGCTGGAATCAGGCATTGGAAGAGCGCATAATATTGCCATTACATCGCTGCCAAACTTTACTCTTCCGGGAGATACGGCAGCTTCCTCGCTCTACTGGGCAGAAGATATCATTGACCCTGAAGTTACAGTGGAAAACGGAATAATCAAAGTTCCGGAATTGCCCGGAATTGGCTATGAACCAAGCTTGGAAAAAATCAATAAGTATACTATACATAGTCAAACATTTAATTTAAGTTAG
- a CDS encoding YitT family protein, with protein MRNKGKYRIVIEVLSIIFGSLLIAIGANTLLLPANLLSGGIIGICMILYHFFHWSVGVQYFIYNIPLLILGYIHLGKKFIIYTILAVISDTIFLHFIPIRLMWTENVILASIFGGIVSFAGGAIMLRVGGSNGGLDVLGRIIAKHKNLSISKFGLIVNLIIVAISAVIFDVQAAMFTILSLYVGAKTYESLLNIAERSSVIIVTDKGAEISEALNQAFHRGVTSWEALGAYSHSEKQVILCVIVNIQWAELCQTVQSIDDRAFISAMPAHKVIGNFKNVW; from the coding sequence ATGAGAAATAAAGGGAAATACCGTATTGTTATTGAGGTATTGAGTATTATATTTGGTAGTTTGTTAATTGCTATTGGTGCAAATACATTATTACTTCCAGCTAATTTACTTTCTGGAGGTATCATTGGGATTTGTATGATTTTGTACCACTTTTTTCATTGGTCAGTGGGAGTGCAGTATTTTATCTATAATATTCCACTTTTAATCTTAGGATATATCCATTTAGGGAAAAAATTTATCATTTATACGATTCTTGCCGTCATTTCTGACACCATATTCTTACACTTTATCCCTATTCGTCTCATGTGGACAGAAAATGTTATTTTAGCCTCAATATTCGGGGGTATAGTTTCGTTTGCTGGCGGAGCCATCATGCTTCGTGTAGGCGGCTCAAATGGCGGATTGGATGTCCTTGGACGGATCATTGCAAAACACAAAAATCTGTCCATTTCTAAATTTGGTCTTATCGTTAATCTGATAATTGTTGCTATATCTGCTGTAATTTTTGATGTTCAGGCAGCTATGTTTACCATTCTTTCGTTATATGTAGGAGCTAAAACGTATGAATCCTTACTTAATATTGCGGAAAGAAGTTCAGTAATTATAGTGACGGATAAGGGAGCAGAGATATCTGAAGCTCTCAATCAAGCTTTCCATCGCGGTGTTACATCTTGGGAAGCTTTAGGGGCTTACTCACATAGTGAAAAACAAGTCATACTTTGTGTGATTGTGAATATCCAATGGGCAGAATTATGTCAAACTGTACAAAGTATAGATGATCGTGCATTTATTTCTGCCATGCCAGCTCATAAAGTCATTGGTAATTTCAAAAATGTTTGGTGA
- a CDS encoding nucleotidyltransferase family protein: protein MEAIVLAAGYSSRANAFKMTLPMGQMSVLEQTISKFEGLCSRVIVVAGFQAEIIQEVIAKIISENAYSFKIKFVYNENFNQGMFHSIQRGCNEVNAPTFFITPGDCPLVKKETVQLLAKHKGNVVIPSFDYKGGHPIKLSSEVKQKILETNPESNLRAVLSGYEKQYMNVDDVGVLMDVDTPEDYQKAIDYAKALNFSK, encoded by the coding sequence ATGGAAGCAATCGTCCTAGCTGCTGGATATTCCAGCCGAGCGAATGCATTTAAAATGACTTTGCCGATGGGGCAAATGAGTGTGTTGGAGCAAACGATCTCTAAATTTGAAGGATTATGCAGCAGGGTCATCGTCGTAGCTGGGTTTCAAGCGGAAATCATCCAAGAGGTAATTGCCAAAATCATCAGTGAAAATGCCTATTCATTTAAGATCAAGTTTGTTTATAATGAAAACTTTAACCAGGGAATGTTTCATTCCATTCAAAGGGGCTGCAACGAAGTAAATGCCCCAACCTTCTTTATAACACCCGGAGATTGTCCGCTTGTTAAAAAAGAGACTGTTCAGCTACTAGCAAAACACAAAGGAAACGTAGTTATTCCCAGCTTTGACTATAAAGGCGGCCATCCCATTAAATTATCAAGCGAAGTGAAACAGAAAATTCTTGAAACCAATCCAGAGAGTAATTTGCGTGCGGTCCTGAGCGGTTACGAAAAGCAATACATGAATGTGGATGATGTGGGAGTATTAATGGATGTTGATACACCGGAGGATTACCAAAAAGCCATTGATTATGCTAAAGCTTTAAATTTCTCGAAGTAA
- a CDS encoding xanthine dehydrogenase family protein molybdopterin-binding subunit: MNLKDISTSVPKKDHKGKVSGQLPYISDVKVENMVYGVLYRSPIAYGKIISIQLPNLPEGYEAVGAEHIPGPNYVKIIKEDQPIFANEWVNYIGEPILMLTGKDLDILYSLLNGVKVEFEEHQAIYTLDEAIKQKSASLVLASYEFGESLENISAIEQGAHQIIEEEYDTGYQEHVYLEPQGMLAVYKDDEIVVQGSMQCLYYIKNALLSALACSDDEVRVVQSPTGGGFGGKEDYPSMMACHVAVAARAIKKSVMLVFDRSEDMLVTTKRHPAKLKYRTALDKEGNILSMCVDIFLDGGANVGLSSVVLQRALINGAGVYKIPHFHAKGYVLKTNTVPNGAFRGFGAPQSFAGIESHIGHLSKLAKIDPLEYKRKYLVKQGDPTITKGKFRDPILVEEMIEDVLNVSEYKKKKEDFQRLNQQNQRYKKGIGTSLFLHGCGFTGSGERDHIKATVKLVKSKDDQVSLKISNSDMGQGILTTLCKIVAKELNLPFEDILYPYPDTKEVPDSGPTVASRTTMIVGKLLERAAKKLKDQWQTGEEQEVVEHYVHREMIPWDEKTFTGDAYPAYSWGVNIVEVEVDTLTGNIKLEKVYGNYEVGKVIDERIMKGQIDGGLAQGLAYGYLEKMTSKQGRIQQKSISDYGPPTSLDIVSIESKVFDNPYADGPYGAKGAGELTLIGGAPAVQAAIEDALQTSFQQIPITPEVIIESLWMKEGEEG; encoded by the coding sequence ATGAATCTCAAAGACATAAGCACCTCAGTGCCCAAAAAGGACCATAAAGGTAAAGTATCGGGCCAGTTGCCCTATATTAGTGACGTGAAAGTGGAAAATATGGTTTATGGTGTTTTGTATCGATCGCCAATTGCTTATGGAAAAATCATATCCATTCAATTACCTAACCTTCCAGAAGGGTATGAAGCTGTTGGAGCAGAGCATATCCCAGGACCGAATTATGTCAAAATTATCAAAGAAGATCAGCCCATTTTTGCCAATGAGTGGGTCAATTATATTGGTGAGCCGATTCTCATGCTCACGGGCAAAGACCTGGATATCCTGTACAGTTTGTTAAATGGAGTGAAGGTTGAATTTGAAGAACATCAGGCTATCTATACATTGGACGAAGCGATCAAGCAAAAATCAGCATCCTTAGTTTTGGCAAGCTATGAATTTGGGGAAAGCTTAGAGAACATTTCAGCTATCGAGCAGGGAGCACATCAAATCATCGAAGAAGAATATGATACGGGTTATCAGGAGCATGTCTACCTTGAGCCGCAAGGAATGCTCGCCGTTTATAAGGATGATGAAATTGTCGTCCAGGGATCGATGCAATGTCTTTATTATATAAAAAATGCATTGCTAAGCGCATTAGCCTGTAGTGACGATGAAGTTAGAGTTGTTCAAAGTCCTACCGGCGGAGGTTTTGGCGGCAAAGAAGATTATCCTTCGATGATGGCTTGTCACGTAGCCGTTGCCGCAAGAGCAATCAAAAAATCGGTAATGCTCGTGTTCGACCGTTCTGAGGATATGCTGGTCACGACGAAAAGGCATCCGGCCAAACTCAAATATCGAACGGCCCTTGATAAGGAAGGAAATATTTTGAGCATGTGTGTTGACATCTTTCTCGATGGAGGGGCAAATGTGGGATTGAGCTCTGTCGTGCTGCAGCGCGCATTAATAAACGGTGCCGGTGTTTATAAAATTCCGCATTTTCATGCAAAAGGCTATGTCTTAAAAACCAATACCGTTCCGAACGGCGCCTTCAGAGGCTTTGGTGCTCCACAAAGCTTTGCCGGAATCGAAAGTCATATTGGACATCTTAGTAAACTGGCAAAAATCGACCCGCTTGAATATAAACGAAAATACCTCGTCAAACAAGGAGACCCCACCATCACCAAAGGTAAATTCCGCGACCCGATATTAGTGGAAGAAATGATTGAAGACGTACTAAACGTGTCAGAATACAAAAAGAAAAAAGAAGACTTTCAGCGCTTAAATCAACAAAATCAGCGCTATAAAAAAGGCATAGGAACTTCGTTGTTCCTCCACGGCTGTGGATTTACAGGCAGTGGCGAAAGAGATCATATTAAAGCAACGGTGAAGCTGGTTAAATCAAAGGACGACCAGGTATCACTAAAAATCTCAAACTCTGATATGGGACAAGGTATTTTGACGACGTTGTGTAAAATTGTCGCCAAAGAACTTAACCTCCCGTTCGAAGATATTTTGTACCCTTATCCCGACACAAAAGAGGTTCCCGACTCGGGTCCGACCGTAGCTTCCAGGACGACGATGATTGTCGGAAAATTGCTTGAACGAGCCGCAAAAAAACTTAAGGATCAGTGGCAAACAGGGGAGGAACAGGAAGTAGTTGAACACTATGTTCACCGTGAAATGATTCCTTGGGACGAGAAAACCTTCACTGGAGATGCATACCCGGCTTATTCATGGGGCGTTAATATCGTTGAAGTAGAAGTTGATACGTTAACAGGAAATATAAAGTTAGAAAAAGTATATGGCAATTATGAAGTTGGGAAGGTCATCGATGAACGGATTATGAAAGGTCAAATTGACGGTGGTTTGGCTCAAGGGCTAGCATACGGTTATCTAGAAAAGATGACGTCAAAGCAAGGCAGAATCCAACAAAAAAGCATATCTGATTATGGACCGCCGACTTCATTGGATATTGTTTCAATTGAAAGCAAGGTCTTTGATAACCCCTATGCTGATGGTCCATACGGGGCGAAGGGCGCAGGTGAATTGACTTTAATCGGAGGGGCTCCAGCAGTCCAAGCTGCAATCGAGGATGCCCTGCAAACTTCTTTTCAGCAAATTCCGATTACACCGGAAGTCATTATTGAAAGTCTTTGGATGAAAGAAGGTGAAGAGGGTTGA
- a CDS encoding (2Fe-2S)-binding protein codes for MIKFTLNGRTVETDAPATARLLDLLRDDFKLIGTKEGCGEGECGACSVFMNNLLQNSCLIPIGSIAGADIQTIEGIIETEQFKILDESYSIAGGVQCGYCIPGMIMASTALLSKNPHPSEAEIREGISGNLCRCTGYNMIVEAINLAAKKGDGLW; via the coding sequence TTGATTAAATTCACACTAAATGGAAGAACGGTAGAAACTGACGCCCCTGCTACAGCGAGATTACTAGATTTATTAAGAGATGACTTTAAGTTAATCGGAACAAAGGAAGGCTGTGGTGAAGGGGAGTGCGGAGCCTGCAGTGTTTTTATGAATAACCTCCTGCAAAACAGCTGCCTTATTCCAATTGGCTCGATTGCTGGTGCCGATATTCAAACGATCGAAGGCATCATTGAAACGGAACAATTCAAGATTTTAGATGAGAGTTATTCCATCGCCGGGGGAGTGCAGTGTGGCTATTGCATTCCGGGGATGATTATGGCAAGTACAGCTTTGTTATCTAAAAATCCTCATCCTTCAGAGGCTGAAATTCGTGAAGGCATCTCCGGAAATCTGTGCCGATGTACGGGCTACAATATGATTGTTGAGGCGATTAACCTGGCAGCTAAAAAAGGTGATGGCTTATGGTAG